From Candidatus Poribacteria bacterium:
ATTGAGTCGGTCATTCGCAGCGACATCAGTAGGCGCGGTTCTGTGCCGCGCCACCGACATATTTACTCATCGCCACCGCCCAATAGCCCCAACCGGAACAGATAGTAGAGCAGCGTGAGCAGAGCCGTTACCGCTGCAGCGAGATACGTCAAAAACGCAGCGTTAAGCACCTTGCTGGCATGGCGATTCTCTTCCGGTGAGAGCATCCCGGCTTCATCCATCGCGACTTTAGCACGTTTACTTGCATCCCATTCAACCGGAAGCGTTATCAAGGAAAAAACAACGCCTACTGCAAACAGTCCTACACCGAGTAGGAGGAAGGGTTGAATAAAGATGCCTACCATTATCAGGATATACGAAAACATCGAACTAAAATTCGTCGCAGGGACGAGGGCGGTACGCAGGTTTAGCATGGCATAGCCGTGTGCGTCCTGCATCGCATGGCCCGCTTCATGGCAGGCGACCCCTATTGCGGAGAGCGATTGACTTGAATAAACATCATCAGACAACCTGAGTGCCTTTTTGCTTGGATCATAGTGGTCACTTAACCATCCACTTGAACGTTCAATCCGTACACCGCTAACACCGTGCCTTCTGAGCATCAGATCGGCGGCTTGTGCCCCCGTCAGTCCGCTACGTGACCCGACTTTTGAATATTTCGAGAACGTCGATTTCGTGCGAAACGTCGCGTAGAGGGACAGGGCAAATCCAGGTGCGAGAAATACGAAGTAGAGCGGATCAAAAAAACCGAAAAACATGATTGACACCTCCGAGTTAATGTATTTAGGACTTACGCATTCCCTCTTAAAGTCCCCTACCCCCCTGATAAGGGGGAGAAAGGGGGTTGAGGATTTAGGGGGGTTTAAAGAACGAAAATCACCGCTTTTTGCGTCTAAATGTCCGATTTTTGCTCGACTTGCGTAAACCCCATGTATTTTTATTGCTAA
This genomic window contains:
- a CDS encoding zinc metallopeptidase → MFFGFFDPLYFVFLAPGFALSLYATFRTKSTFSKYSKVGSRSGLTGAQAADLMLRRHGVSGVRIERSSGWLSDHYDPSKKALRLSDDVYSSQSLSAIGVACHEAGHAMQDAHGYAMLNLRTALVPATNFSSMFSYILIMVGIFIQPFLLLGVGLFAVGVVFSLITLPVEWDASKRAKVAMDEAGMLSPEENRHASKVLNAAFLTYLAAAVTALLTLLYYLFRLGLLGGGDE